ACCTCCGCCGCCGCAACAGGCTGGCAACGGTGGCGGTCGTGGCAACGGCAACAATGCTGCGCCCGTACGCGGAGTGCCGGGCCGCCAGTCCGGCCAGATGACGGATCACTGACGACAGAGCGCCGGGCGCAGCGGACGGACACCAGGCCCCACGTTCGCGATGTAATTGCGCAACGGCAAGCCCGGCGACGTTAGGCCGCTTCCAGGCTGCTCTGTATGAGTAGGCTTGGGAACCCCTGTGGAAGCGCGACCCAGCCACCGCGATGCTGCGATCTACGGCTCGCGCCCAATACCACCAATCGGTGAGATACGACCGCACGCCCCCTCAGCAAAACCTGCTCAGCCAATATGGCTGCGCTGCGCGGCGTACAACTCCCTGAACGTCCGTCCGACCGGAGCGGGCATCTCCCGCGTATTGGTCCAACCGGCGCCGCCTAGCGGCAGCCGGGCGATTGACCGGTTCCTTCCGCCCATGCGCTCCAGCACGCGCACCGCCAGCTTGGTGAAAAGCGCGTAAGCGTCGGGATGCAGCGCCAGGAAACCCCACACGGCGAGCCCCGCGCGCTCTTTCCAGGGCCGCAGGCGCCGCTCCACCTGTTTCTCCCGCAGCTTGCGCAACAGATCCGATAAGGGAATCCCCACCGGGCACACGCTGTTGCACTCGCCGCACAAGGTCGCGGCTTGCGGCAAATCCAGCGCCTTGTCGATACCGACATAGCTCGGCGTCAACACCGAACCCATCGGGCCGGGATACACCCAGCCGTATGCGTGGCCGCCCACCTTCTGATACACCGGGCAATGGTTCATGCACGCGCCGCAACGGATGCACCTCAACATTTCCTGGAAATCGCCGCCTATCAACCCCGTGCGCCCGCCGTCGACGAGCACCACGTACATGTGTTCGGGACCGTCCTGATCGCCCTCGCCGCGCGGCCCGGTCAACACGGAAAAGTAGTTCGCGGTGGCCTGCCCGGTCGCCGAGCGCGGCAGCAGACGCATTGCCGTGGCCAGATCTTCGAGCGTGGGCAACACTTTCTCGATACCCGTCACGGCCACATGCACGCGTGGCATGACGGTGCACATGCCTTCGTTGCCCTCGTTCGTGACCAGCACGACCGAGCCGGTTTCCGCCACCACGAAGTTGCCGCCCGTCACCCCCATGTCCGCCGTCATGAAATGCGGACGCAGCATCTCGCGCGCTTCGCGTGTCATGTCGGTGATTTCGGTCAGGCGCGGCCGGTTGTGAGTCTTCGCGAAAAGATCCGCGATCTCGTCCTTATCTTTGTGGACGACCGGCGCGATGATGTGGCTCGGCGGCTCGTTGCCGTTGATCTGGAGGATGTACTCACCCAGATCCGTTTCGATGGATTGCACGCCCATTTGCCCGAGCACTTCGTTCAGGCGCATTTCTTCGGTGACCATCGACTTGGTCTTGATCACCTTCTTCACCTCGTGCCGGCGCGCAATGTCGCCGATGAGCCGCGCAGCCTCCTGGGTCGTCTCGGCGAACAGGACGGTCACGCCGCGCCGAGCAGCCTCGCGCTCGAAGGTTTCCAGCCACACGTCGAGATTGTCCAGCGCGCGATTGCGGCGCTCCTTCAGCGCGGCGCGCGTGGCCGGAAAGTCGATCTCGGTCATGGCCGTAGCACGGGCCGTGACGAATTTGGTCGACAGCTTGGTCAGGTTCTGCTGCAGCCGCTGGTCGGCGAGCTTCTGACCAGCGCGTGCCTTGAATTGCATGGATTGGACTTGCATGGCGGCCTTATGCGTAAATCGGCGTAAATCGGCGGAGCCGGCAGGATCGGCGTAATCGGAAAGAGCACGCATGAAGCGTGCGTATCTGAACACGGCGGGGGTGCGGCAAGCCGCGTTACACGTCGCCGGCCAACACCTGTGCGATGTGCAGCACCCGCGTGGTCGCGTCGCCGGTACGCCGCAAGCGGCCTTCGATATTGAGCATGCAGCCGAGATCCCCGAGCACCACCGTGCCGGTGCCGCTCGCACCGATATTCGCGCATTTTTCGTCGACGATCGCCGTGGAGATATCGCCGTACTTGAGCGCGAACGTGCCGCCGAAGCCGCAGCAATGCTCGCAATCCTTCATCTCGTTCACCGTCACGCCGATCTGTGCCAGCAAGGCGCGCGGCTGCGCTTTCACGCCGAGCTCACGCAATCCGGAGCAGGAATCGTGATACGTCACCTGGCCCGCGAACTCGCCCGGCTGCAACTGCACCCTGGCCACGTTGACGAGGAAATCGGTCAGTTCGAATACCTTGGCGCGCAGCCGGCCGAAGCGGTTCATCAGTTCCGGGTCGTCGGCAAAAAGATCGCCGTAATGCGCGCGGATCATACCGCCGCACGAACCGGACGGCACCACGACGTAATCGAACTGTTCGAACTCGCGCAGGGTCTTCTCGGCCAGATCGCGCGCAATGCGCCGTTCGCCCGAGTTGTACGCGGGCTGCCCGCAACAGGTTTGGGCGGGTGGCACCACCACTTCGAAACCGGCGGCTTCGATCAGCTTGATGACCGAAAACCCGATCTCGGGACGCATCAGGTCGATCAGGCAGGTAACGAACAATCCGACTCGCATGAGCCCTCCTTCGGGAAAACGTCCCTGATTATCCGCTGTTTGGCGCACAATACCAACGGCCGGAGGGCATAGGACATACGTCAAGTTAAATTGGAATAGCGCCTCCAACCGCTTTCTTTTTTTTCACAATACGGGATACAATCAATTTCCGCTGTTTGACGCGTCAACCGATTCCTCCCATGAGCGATACGAACCCGGATCCCAAAACTTCGATCCAGGTGATCGAACGCATGATGCGCCTGCTCGATGCACTGGCTGCGCATAGCGACCCGGTCAGCCTGAAAGAACTCGCCATCCGCACCGAGCTGCACCCTTCCACCGCGCACCGCATCCTGAACGACATGGTTATGTGCCGGCTGGTGGACCGGTCGGACCCCGGCACTTACCGCCTCGGCATGCGCCTGCTCGAACTCGGCAATCTGGTGAAAGCCCGCCTGTCGGTACGCGACGCGGCGCTCACGCCAATGCGTGAACTGCATCGTCAGACCGGCCAGACGGTGAACCTGTCGGTCCGGCAGGGCGACGAGATCGTCTATATCGAACGCGCTTATTCCGAGCGTTCCGGCATGCAGGTGGTGCGCGCCATCGGCGGGCGGGCGCCGTTGCATCTGACTTCCGTCGGCAAGCTGTTTCTCGCCGCGGACGAATCCACCCGCGTACGGGCCTACGCCACGCGCACTGGCTTGTCAGGCCACACGCAGAACAGCATCACCGACCTGGCCAAACTGGAGCGCGAACTGTCTCATGTGCGCCAGCAAGCCTGCGCGCGCGACAACGAAGAACTGGAACTCGGCGTGCGCTGCATCGCTGCCGGCATTTACGACGACACCGGCAAGCTGGTCGCCGGCCTGTCGTTGTCGGCGCCGGCGGACCGTCTGCAGGATTCCTGGCTCGGCCAGGTCAGTCAGACCGCGCTGATGATCTCCGAGTCGCTCGGCTACCGGCCGCAACCCACGCAAGACCATTCGCCTAGCCATCACGCGTAAGCCGGCGTCCGGCGTTCGCGCACAAAAAAACGCCCCGCATTGCGAGGCGTTTTTTATGCAGGCCGATTCCGCGAACCGGCCACCGACGAACCGCTTCAGGTACCCGAACCGCCGGCGTCCGCGCTGGTAATGCGCGGCTGGTCGCCACCATTATCCAGCCACGTGCGCAGACGCGTTGCGTCCGCGAACCGCGAGTATTTTCCCGACGAGTCGAGCAGCACCATGATCATCGGGCGACCATGAATGGTCGCCTGCATCACGAGACACTCACCCGCTTCGTTGATGAAGCCGGTCTTTTGCAGACCGATGTCCCACGTCGGGTTACGCACTAGCGCATTCGTGCTGTTGTACGCCAGCGAGCGCTTGCCGGTGTACACCTCGTAGCTGTGATCGGTCGAGAACCTGCGGATCAGCGGATACTGATACGCCGCATTGACCATCTTCACGAGGTCGCGCGCGCTGGAGACGTTCTGGCTCGTCAAACCCGTGGGGTTTTCAAAGTGCGTGTCGGTCATGCCAAGCTGCCTTGCCTTCGCGTTCATGGCCGCGAGGAACGCCGGACGGCCGCCCGGGAAATAACGCGACAGCGCTGCGGCCGCGCGATTTTCCGACGCCATCAGAGCGATATGCAGCATGTCTTCACGCGAGAGCACCGAGCCCACCGACAGACGCGAGCCGGTGTTCTTTTCGTAATCGCGGTCTTCGTCAGTGACTTCGATCTGGTCGGTCATCGGCTCTTTCGAATCGAGCACCACCATCGCGGTCATCAGCTTGGTGATCGACGCGATCGGCACCACGGCGCGTGAATTCTTGTCGAAAAGCGGTTCGCCGGAGTTCTGATCGATCACGTAGGCGACGCTGGAGCGCAGCATGAGCGCGTCCGGCGTTTCGTGCAGGCCGAAAGCCTGGCCGACGCTCGGCGGACGCGGCTCGTACGCCACACGGCGCACCACGGAGTGGTGACGGCCATTCGACGTGTACGTTACGCGCTTGCGCTTGACGCCCGCGCGAGGCGCGTCGTCGTTAGCGGCTACGGTCTTTGCAGACGCAGCTTTCGACGCCTTCGACACCTTGGCAGGGGCGGCGGCCGGCTTTTTGGCCGCTTTCGCGTGTTTGGAGGTTTTTGCAGTTGCAGCGGGCGTGGCGGCAAAAGCGCTCACGGGCGTGGCGAACGCCGCTGCGATGACCATGGAGGCGGCCACCGACAGAGCGGTGCTGCGGGCCGCGCCGTGGATCACTTTTAGCGACGAAAACATGTCGGTTTTCATGGGTGTTCGGTAGGGAGCGGCGAGAGGGTTTCCGCAAGTGTAGTAAAACAACGAAAAATTAGCAATTTGAAGCACTTATACGCGCTCCTTAAACCGGCTTGTAAGCTCCGATCGCAAAAACACAAATAAGTGCCTCATCTCGATCGAAAAAAAACGATCGCCAACGCGCTTCGCCTCGCAGCTGCCGCCATACGCCAGAATCGAGGTGATTCTTCCAGCATAACGGCAATTTCGAGACAACCTTGATCAGGGGAAATACGGTCAGAGCACCTGCGCGTCTGTCGCTGTCAGTGCAGAGGTACGGCGTTGGCATCATCCCACAGATTGTTAAACGTCCGCTGGGAACCGCCAACGCGCATTCGACCGGGTTCCAGCGTTAACGTTCCGTGACACTTTCCGGTTTACATGGATTTGCAACGTGGGCGTTTTGTTTTCGTTGTCCAATGTTAGCGGGTGCCTGCACGGCGCGCGACAGGAGGTAAAAAATACCCATCTGCAGCAATAAAACACGTCGAATATCCCGCACCAGTACGGTGCGGCGGCGAAATTGATCTACGTCATACGATCGTCATGCCTAGCGCATAACGTCTTGTTTTATCAGTAGTTTCTTAATATGGTGCGACGCACAAAAAGGACTTGACATTCGGTGCAGCCATCCTAAAATGGGAACCATTGCTGCGATGCACAAAACATCGCGGTCCGGCGGGGCGCACCAACGTGTCTCACCACTCACCCAATGCGGTCCGCACAGACAGACCGCGATCCAGGAGCGTAAACCATGACTCTGCTGACCCCTGAGCAATTCGCCGCAGCCCAGAAAGCCAACTTTGAAACGCTGTTCGGCCTGACGACCAAAGCATTCGAAGGCGTCGAAAAGCTGGTTGAGCTGAACCTGCAGGTCGTGAAATCGACGCTCGCGGAAAGCCAGGAAAATGCCCAACGCGCGTTGTCAGTGAAAGACGCGCAGGAACTGCTGGCACTGCAGGCAAGCCTTGCACAGCCGGTGGCCGAAAAGGCGCTATCGTACGGCCGTCACGTGTATGAGATCGTTTCGGCAACGCAAGGCGAATTCGCCCGCGTCGCGGAAGCGCAATTCGAAGAGCAAAACCGCAAGGTCCAATCGCTCGTCGAAAACGTTGCCAAGAATGCTCCGGCCGGTTCGGAAACCGCCGTCGCCGTGATGAAGTCGGCCATTACCGCCGCCAACACCACGTACGAAACGGTCCACAAGGCTACCAAGCAAGCGGTCGAAATCGCTGAAAGCAACTTCAATGCAGCTGCAACGGCCGCCTCGAAGGCAGCTTCGCAAGCTGCTGCACAAGCATCGCGCTCGGCCAAGAAGGCAGTCTAAGCTTCCGTCTCACGCGTCAACCTGCAGGCATCAAACAGCGCCGGCACAGCTCATACGCTGTGCCGGCGTTACCGCAAGCAACAGCGTCGTGCCGTTGCCGCTCACACGGTGTTAATTGGCCGAACGCTCCGATACGTTGAATAGCGTATCGTTTGCCCGGCGCAAGGCCGGGATTTTTTTTCCCGCCACTGTCGTTGCGCGGTAACTGCCCGGCTCTGCTCTGCTGCTCAAAAAAAACGGCGCGTCCTTTGCGGAACGCGCCGTTTTTTGCTTTATCGGCCAGCCTGCATATGAATGCGGACGGGCCAAACCGCGCTACTTCTTTTTCTGCGGCGGCAAGTCGGTGCACACGCCTTCATACAGCTCGGCGGCCATGCCGATCGATTCGCCGAGCGTCGGATGCGGATGAATCGTCTTACCGATATCCGTTGCGTCCGCACCCATCTCGATCGCGAGACACACTTCGCTGATCAGGTCGCCGGCGTTCAACCCGACAATCCCGCCGCCGATCACACGATGCGTTTCCTCGTCGAACAGCAGTTTCGTGAAGCCTTCGT
This genomic stretch from Paraburkholderia dioscoreae harbors:
- the pbpG gene encoding D-alanyl-D-alanine endopeptidase translates to MKTDMFSSLKVIHGAARSTALSVAASMVIAAAFATPVSAFAATPAATAKTSKHAKAAKKPAAAPAKVSKASKAASAKTVAANDDAPRAGVKRKRVTYTSNGRHHSVVRRVAYEPRPPSVGQAFGLHETPDALMLRSSVAYVIDQNSGEPLFDKNSRAVVPIASITKLMTAMVVLDSKEPMTDQIEVTDEDRDYEKNTGSRLSVGSVLSREDMLHIALMASENRAAAALSRYFPGGRPAFLAAMNAKARQLGMTDTHFENPTGLTSQNVSSARDLVKMVNAAYQYPLIRRFSTDHSYEVYTGKRSLAYNSTNALVRNPTWDIGLQKTGFINEAGECLVMQATIHGRPMIMVLLDSSGKYSRFADATRLRTWLDNGGDQPRITSADAGGSGT
- a CDS encoding IclR family transcriptional regulator, encoding MSDTNPDPKTSIQVIERMMRLLDALAAHSDPVSLKELAIRTELHPSTAHRILNDMVMCRLVDRSDPGTYRLGMRLLELGNLVKARLSVRDAALTPMRELHRQTGQTVNLSVRQGDEIVYIERAYSERSGMQVVRAIGGRAPLHLTSVGKLFLAADESTRVRAYATRTGLSGHTQNSITDLAKLERELSHVRQQACARDNEELELGVRCIAAGIYDDTGKLVAGLSLSAPADRLQDSWLGQVSQTALMISESLGYRPQPTQDHSPSHHA
- a CDS encoding phasin family protein; the encoded protein is MTLLTPEQFAAAQKANFETLFGLTTKAFEGVEKLVELNLQVVKSTLAESQENAQRALSVKDAQELLALQASLAQPVAEKALSYGRHVYEIVSATQGEFARVAEAQFEEQNRKVQSLVENVAKNAPAGSETAVAVMKSAITAANTTYETVHKATKQAVEIAESNFNAAATAASKAASQAAAQASRSAKKAV
- a CDS encoding (Fe-S)-binding protein encodes the protein MRVGLFVTCLIDLMRPEIGFSVIKLIEAAGFEVVVPPAQTCCGQPAYNSGERRIARDLAEKTLREFEQFDYVVVPSGSCGGMIRAHYGDLFADDPELMNRFGRLRAKVFELTDFLVNVARVQLQPGEFAGQVTYHDSCSGLRELGVKAQPRALLAQIGVTVNEMKDCEHCCGFGGTFALKYGDISTAIVDEKCANIGASGTGTVVLGDLGCMLNIEGRLRRTGDATTRVLHIAQVLAGDV
- a CDS encoding lactate utilization protein B is translated as MQVQSMQFKARAGQKLADQRLQQNLTKLSTKFVTARATAMTEIDFPATRAALKERRNRALDNLDVWLETFEREAARRGVTVLFAETTQEAARLIGDIARRHEVKKVIKTKSMVTEEMRLNEVLGQMGVQSIETDLGEYILQINGNEPPSHIIAPVVHKDKDEIADLFAKTHNRPRLTEITDMTREAREMLRPHFMTADMGVTGGNFVVAETGSVVLVTNEGNEGMCTVMPRVHVAVTGIEKVLPTLEDLATAMRLLPRSATGQATANYFSVLTGPRGEGDQDGPEHMYVVLVDGGRTGLIGGDFQEMLRCIRCGACMNHCPVYQKVGGHAYGWVYPGPMGSVLTPSYVGIDKALDLPQAATLCGECNSVCPVGIPLSDLLRKLREKQVERRLRPWKERAGLAVWGFLALHPDAYALFTKLAVRVLERMGGRNRSIARLPLGGAGWTNTREMPAPVGRTFRELYAAQRSHIG